The following proteins come from a genomic window of Kitasatospora sp. NBC_01246:
- a CDS encoding HsdM family class I SAM-dependent methyltransferase, which yields MPGSGPDLVRSGQDSDADAVDIALARSSLADYGDVRVAHGDSLRADRHPGLAADLVLCDPPVAAGDWGRDELLLDHRWEFGTRSRAEGELAWLQHAYAYAHTAPGGHVLMVMPASVAYRKAGRRIRAELVRRGIVRQVVALPGGVASGHVLPIHLWTLRRPEEGEPRPDSVRLIDLTENKPGGPLRPTDA from the coding sequence GTGCCCGGATCCGGCCCCGATCTCGTCCGAAGCGGTCAGGACAGTGACGCCGACGCGGTGGACATCGCCCTGGCCCGTTCCTCGCTCGCCGACTACGGTGATGTCAGGGTCGCCCACGGCGACTCCCTGCGGGCCGACCGCCACCCGGGGCTCGCTGCCGACCTGGTGCTCTGTGACCCACCGGTCGCCGCCGGGGACTGGGGCCGGGACGAGCTCCTGCTCGACCACCGGTGGGAGTTCGGCACTCGGTCCCGCGCGGAGGGCGAACTCGCCTGGCTCCAGCACGCGTACGCGTACGCGCACACCGCACCGGGCGGCCATGTGCTCATGGTGATGCCCGCCTCGGTCGCCTACCGGAAAGCCGGCCGGCGGATCCGTGCCGAACTCGTCCGCCGCGGCATCGTCCGCCAGGTCGTAGCCCTGCCCGGCGGGGTCGCCTCCGGTCACGTCCTGCCGATCCACCTCTGGACCCTGCGACGGCCGGAGGAGGGCGAGCCGCGTCCCGACAGCGTCCGCCTGATCGACCTGACCGAGAACAAGCCCGGCGGCCCGCTGCGGCCGACCGACGCATAG
- a CDS encoding methyltransferase, with the protein METSLVSLVMGSLTSATVGAAARLGVADALADGPATAAELAKAVDADRDALVSLMTALTALGIFARDEDGRYTNSPQSELLRTDHPDSMRHLTALLCGLYAQAAAGGLAEAVRTGTSVMPHAFGVPLYEYLEKDPETARIFDLAMQDWARPIGKILAEHVPFEDVRTVIDVGGGNGTLLKAILTAHPHLKGVCVDRPDTCRRAEAELRASGDADLAGRLTYRPADILREVPEGGDLYILKNVLHDWSSESGIQILGNIRRAMSAGADGSPTLLVIDPLAEHDSGAAFRNVIKMIVGEPNTRERTEADMRREAAAAGLQVVSLTPCPADLTVTTCTLA; encoded by the coding sequence ATGGAAACGTCGCTGGTGAGTCTTGTCATGGGATCCTTGACGTCCGCGACGGTCGGCGCCGCGGCTCGGCTGGGTGTGGCCGACGCCCTCGCGGACGGACCGGCCACGGCCGCCGAACTGGCCAAGGCCGTCGACGCGGACCGCGACGCGCTGGTCTCCCTGATGACGGCCCTGACGGCGCTGGGGATCTTCGCCCGGGACGAGGACGGCCGCTACACCAACTCGCCCCAGTCCGAGCTGCTCCGCACCGACCACCCCGACTCGATGCGGCACCTGACCGCGCTGCTCTGCGGCCTCTACGCCCAGGCCGCCGCCGGCGGCCTGGCCGAGGCGGTCCGGACCGGCACCTCGGTCATGCCCCACGCCTTCGGCGTCCCGCTCTACGAGTACCTGGAGAAGGACCCCGAGACCGCGCGGATCTTCGACCTCGCGATGCAGGACTGGGCCCGGCCGATCGGCAAGATCCTGGCGGAGCACGTCCCGTTCGAGGACGTCCGCACGGTGATCGACGTCGGCGGCGGCAACGGCACGCTCCTCAAGGCGATCCTCACCGCCCACCCGCACCTCAAGGGCGTCTGCGTGGACCGTCCGGACACCTGTCGGCGGGCCGAGGCCGAACTCCGCGCCTCGGGCGACGCGGACCTCGCCGGGCGACTCACCTACCGCCCCGCCGACATCCTCCGCGAGGTGCCCGAGGGCGGCGACCTCTACATCCTCAAGAACGTCCTCCACGACTGGAGTTCCGAGAGCGGCATCCAGATCCTCGGCAACATCCGCCGCGCCATGAGCGCCGGCGCCGACGGCTCCCCGACCCTCCTGGTCATCGATCCCCTCGCGGAGCACGACTCCGGCGCCGCCTTCCGCAACGTCATCAAGATGATCGTCGGCGAGCCCAACACCCGCGAGCGCACCGAGGCCGACATGCGCCGCGAAGCCGCCGCCGCCGGCCTCCAGGTCGTCTCCCTCACCCCCTGCCCCGCCGACCTCACCGTCACCACCTGCACCCTCGCCTGA
- a CDS encoding DUF1707 domain-containing protein gives MTDDTASNGRKAGDVSAEDIRASHADRDEVVEILRDAAADGRLTAEELDERLTVALNARTFGELAGLTRDLPVAPLAPVVPAPAPVPAPPVRTGPPGKDIVEINQRFGTLRRSGPWEVPRRLDVRMHGGDVKLDFTQAVITHDTLDLDVYLSIGGDLVIVVRPGIVVATHDLAVGVGDLKVRVPKAAWNEPTELRVNVTGRVRGGDVVVRYPRRTLGQWMRGESAL, from the coding sequence ATGACGGATGACACGGCGTCGAACGGTCGCAAGGCCGGGGACGTGTCCGCGGAGGACATCAGGGCTTCGCACGCCGACCGGGACGAGGTCGTCGAGATCCTCCGCGACGCCGCGGCGGACGGCCGGCTCACGGCCGAGGAACTCGACGAGCGCCTCACGGTGGCGCTGAACGCCCGCACCTTCGGTGAACTGGCCGGGCTGACCCGCGATCTGCCGGTCGCCCCCCTCGCTCCGGTCGTCCCCGCGCCCGCGCCCGTTCCCGCGCCCCCGGTGCGGACGGGCCCGCCGGGCAAGGACATCGTGGAGATCAACCAGCGCTTCGGCACCCTGCGCCGGTCCGGGCCCTGGGAGGTCCCGCGTCGGCTGGACGTCCGCATGCACGGGGGCGACGTCAAGCTCGACTTCACCCAGGCGGTGATCACTCACGACACGCTCGACCTCGACGTCTACCTGAGCATCGGCGGTGACCTGGTCATCGTGGTCAGGCCCGGCATCGTGGTGGCGACCCACGACCTGGCCGTCGGGGTGGGCGACCTCAAGGTCCGCGTGCCCAAGGCGGCCTGGAACGAGCCGACGGAGCTCCGGGTGAACGTGACCGGGCGGGTGCGCGGCGGCGACGTGGTGGTGCGGTACCCGCGGCGGACGCTCGGGCAGTGGATGCGCGGGGAGAGCGCGCTCTGA